A region from the Variovorax paradoxus genome encodes:
- a CDS encoding ABC transporter substrate-binding protein has translation MKKLFTAAALLGLSAAASAQGTVNVICSVQAEWCNVIATVYARTTGTRINMSLKGSGEALAQLIAEKDNPKTDIWFGGTGDPHLQAAEQGLTLEYKSPTLAQLHPWAQQQAKQSGYRTVGIYSGPLGFGYNPELLAKKKLPVPKTWADLLKPEYKGDIQVANPASSGTAYTMIATLVQLMGEDKAFDYLKALHRNVGQYTRSGTGPIKAVARGETAVSISFVHDGPGEKMQGFPVETITPSDGTGAEIGSMSIIKGARNLEAAKKFYEWALTPGAQELGAANKQFQLPSNANAKLDPRIPDFKKIRFINYDYAKYGASAERRRLIARWEKDVNSLPR, from the coding sequence ATGAAGAAGCTTTTTACTGCAGCGGCATTGCTGGGTTTGTCGGCCGCCGCGTCGGCGCAGGGCACGGTCAACGTGATCTGTTCGGTCCAGGCCGAATGGTGCAACGTGATTGCCACCGTGTATGCCCGCACCACCGGTACCCGCATCAACATGTCGCTCAAGGGCTCGGGCGAGGCGCTGGCCCAGCTCATCGCCGAGAAGGACAACCCCAAGACCGACATCTGGTTCGGCGGCACCGGAGACCCGCACCTGCAGGCGGCCGAACAGGGCCTGACGCTCGAATACAAGTCGCCCACGCTGGCGCAGCTGCATCCCTGGGCGCAGCAGCAGGCGAAACAGTCGGGCTACAGGACCGTGGGCATCTACTCCGGGCCGCTGGGCTTCGGCTACAACCCCGAGCTTCTCGCCAAGAAGAAGCTGCCGGTGCCCAAGACCTGGGCCGACCTGCTCAAGCCCGAATACAAGGGCGACATCCAGGTGGCCAACCCGGCGTCGAGCGGCACGGCCTACACCATGATCGCCACGCTGGTCCAGCTGATGGGCGAGGACAAGGCCTTCGACTACCTGAAGGCGCTGCACCGCAACGTGGGCCAGTACACCCGCTCCGGCACGGGCCCCATCAAGGCGGTGGCGCGCGGCGAAACGGCCGTGTCGATCAGCTTCGTGCATGACGGCCCGGGCGAGAAGATGCAGGGCTTTCCGGTCGAGACCATCACGCCCAGCGACGGCACCGGCGCCGAGATCGGCTCCATGAGCATCATCAAGGGCGCGCGCAACCTCGAGGCTGCGAAGAAGTTCTACGAATGGGCGCTCACGCCCGGCGCGCAGGAACTCGGCGCCGCCAACAAGCAGTTCCAGCTGCCGAGCAACGCGAATGCCAAGCTCGACCCGCGCATTCCCGACTTCAAGAAGATCAGGTTCATCAACTACGACTACGCGAAGTACGGTGCCAGCGCCGAGCGCCGCCGCCTGATCGCGCGCTGGGAAAAAGACGTCAATTCGCTGCCGCGCTAA
- a CDS encoding ABC transporter ATP-binding protein: MTLLQVKNLVVEFPHRRGTLRALDGISFDIAPGEILGVVGESGAGKSLTGAAIIGLLEPPGRVASGEILLEGQRIDNLGFDAMRPIRGRKIGAIFQDPLTSLNPLYTVGRQLVETIRAHLPVTEAEARKRAIGLLQDTGIPAAEQRIEHFPHQFSGGMRQRVVIALALAAEPKLIVADEPTTALDVSIQAQIIQLLKRICKDRGAAVMLITHDMGVIAETCDRVAVMYAGRIAEIGPVHEVIHQPAHPYTSGLMASIPDMTSDRERLNQIDGAMPRLNAIPQGCAYNPRCPRTFARCLTERPELMHAGATRAACWLHDATDPHKGQAELAAQHHDAQLAGERAVPDAAAPLAEVTR, translated from the coding sequence ATGACGCTGCTCCAGGTCAAGAATCTCGTCGTCGAGTTCCCGCACCGCCGCGGCACGCTGCGCGCGCTCGACGGAATTTCATTCGACATCGCGCCCGGGGAAATCCTTGGCGTGGTGGGCGAATCGGGTGCCGGCAAGTCGCTCACGGGCGCGGCCATCATCGGGCTGCTCGAACCGCCGGGCCGCGTGGCCAGCGGGGAAATCCTGCTCGAAGGCCAGCGCATCGACAACCTCGGCTTCGACGCGATGCGGCCCATTCGCGGCCGCAAGATCGGCGCGATCTTCCAGGACCCGCTGACCTCGCTGAACCCGCTCTACACCGTCGGCCGGCAGCTGGTGGAAACCATCCGCGCCCACCTGCCGGTGACGGAAGCCGAAGCGCGCAAACGCGCCATCGGCCTGCTGCAGGACACCGGCATTCCGGCCGCTGAGCAACGCATCGAGCACTTCCCGCACCAGTTCTCGGGCGGCATGCGCCAGCGCGTGGTGATTGCACTGGCGCTGGCGGCCGAGCCCAAGCTCATCGTGGCCGACGAGCCGACCACGGCGCTCGACGTGTCGATCCAGGCGCAGATCATCCAGCTGCTCAAGCGCATCTGCAAGGACCGCGGCGCGGCCGTGATGCTGATCACGCACGACATGGGCGTGATCGCCGAAACCTGCGACCGCGTGGCCGTGATGTACGCGGGCCGCATCGCCGAGATCGGCCCGGTGCACGAAGTGATCCACCAGCCGGCGCATCCTTACACCTCGGGCCTGATGGCCTCGATTCCCGACATGACGAGCGACCGCGAGCGGCTCAACCAGATCGACGGCGCCATGCCGCGGCTCAATGCGATTCCGCAGGGCTGCGCCTACAACCCGCGCTGCCCGCGCACCTTCGCGCGCTGCCTGACCGAGCGGCCCGAGCTCATGCATGCCGGCGCCACGCGCGCCGCATGCTGGCTGCACGATGCCACCGATCCGCACAAGGGCCAGGCCGAGTTGGCCGCCCAGCACCACGATGCGCAGCTGGCCGGCGAGCGCGCCGTGCCCGATGCGGCCGCACCGCTGGCCGAGGTGACCCGATGA
- a CDS encoding HAD family hydrolase yields MNVVFDLGAVLLAWEPTRLVQAHLPEHAPTEAAAAALGRALFHHDDWMSFDCGTRSLDDAIARMAQRLSLPAARLDAMLGTLGERLEPIAVTVALLEELFARREAGEALRLYYLSNMPAPYARAVERRHGFMRRFDGGVFSGDVKFIKPEREIYELLAVRHALDPAQTVFIDDSAANVEAARAFGWQAVHCTHPAALAAQLARHLPAVPVAPTIGR; encoded by the coding sequence ATGAACGTGGTTTTCGATCTTGGCGCCGTGCTGCTGGCATGGGAGCCCACCCGGCTGGTGCAGGCCCATCTTCCTGAGCATGCCCCCACGGAAGCTGCCGCAGCGGCGCTGGGCCGCGCACTCTTCCACCATGACGACTGGATGAGCTTCGACTGCGGCACGCGCTCGCTGGACGACGCCATCGCGCGCATGGCCCAGCGGCTGTCGCTGCCGGCGGCCCGGCTCGACGCCATGCTCGGCACGCTCGGCGAGCGCCTCGAGCCCATTGCCGTCACCGTGGCGCTGCTCGAAGAGCTGTTCGCCCGGCGCGAGGCCGGCGAGGCGCTGCGCCTGTACTACCTCTCGAACATGCCTGCGCCGTACGCGCGCGCGGTCGAGCGCCGGCACGGCTTCATGCGGCGTTTCGACGGGGGCGTGTTCTCGGGCGACGTGAAGTTCATCAAGCCGGAGCGCGAAATCTACGAACTGCTGGCGGTGCGCCATGCGCTCGATCCCGCGCAGACGGTGTTCATCGACGATTCGGCCGCCAACGTGGAGGCCGCGCGCGCCTTCGGCTGGCAGGCCGTCCATTGCACGCATCCCGCGGCGCTGGCGGCGCAGCTGGCGCGCCATCTGCCGGCGGTGCCGGTTGCCCCGACTATCGGCCGGTGA
- a CDS encoding ABC transporter permease, producing the protein MQAPSIGGAPVNPASVAAARRAQRWIWAWVALGLAAYLLLPWYAIQDSSWYEAVPQVFGRAEGANGLMQAATQGRGWLFIGLAGLAMCAIGAWLPAGRAQGRWLLAGGAIGAVGLAIAGFAIGARGWSFAALNAQFGELAINQFGIGAGGFVALAALTLLAAFGIARLGLFKGDLFVAAAVIGCGVLMALFIAYPVSKALAGAFLDEDGRWSVTAFAARVFAERIWGVGCLAGGVRCGVAWNTLVLALLTAAGTTFLGTLMALMAERGSRRGQAALRVLALLPIITPPFVVGLGLILLFGRAGIVNQLLESMFGIEPTRWFYGMPGVLVAQLFAFTPIAFMIMRGVVQGIAPSLEEAAQMLRADRRRTFFTITLPLLKPGLANAFLVGFIESIADFGNPVVVGGQFSVLSTDIFFAIVGAQYDQGRAASLAWVLTVFALGVFALQRGVLGKQNYTTVSGKGDAGIAMALPDGVRRTIQCIALPWIAFTAVVYLFAFAGGFVQTWGRDYSFTLDHFKNAFALEWGQFGLVWAGTAWNSLLTTLKLAGISAPITAALGLLIAWLLARNEFKGQSVFEFGALLAFAIPGTVLGVSYILAFNVPPFELTGTGLIIVLCFMFRNLPVGVRAGTAAFKQLDRSLDEASLMLRASTAQTLFKVMLPLLKPALVAALVYSFVRAMTTVSAVIFLVTAENELATTYIIGRVGNGDYGIALAYCTVLMILMSLAIALVQFVVGERKLGRRGAVPPHEGHHKMESLAA; encoded by the coding sequence GTGCAAGCCCCTTCCATCGGCGGCGCGCCGGTCAATCCGGCGTCGGTGGCCGCCGCCCGGCGGGCGCAGCGCTGGATTTGGGCCTGGGTGGCGCTGGGCCTTGCGGCCTACCTGCTGCTGCCCTGGTACGCGATCCAGGACTCGAGCTGGTACGAAGCCGTTCCGCAAGTCTTCGGCCGGGCCGAGGGCGCCAACGGCCTGATGCAGGCAGCCACGCAGGGGCGCGGCTGGCTCTTCATCGGGCTTGCCGGCCTGGCGATGTGCGCCATCGGCGCCTGGCTGCCGGCCGGCCGTGCGCAGGGGCGCTGGCTGCTGGCGGGCGGCGCCATCGGTGCCGTGGGCCTGGCCATCGCGGGCTTCGCCATCGGCGCGCGCGGCTGGAGCTTTGCGGCGCTCAACGCGCAGTTCGGCGAACTCGCGATCAACCAGTTCGGCATCGGCGCAGGCGGCTTCGTGGCGCTCGCGGCGTTGACGCTGCTGGCCGCCTTCGGCATTGCGCGGCTCGGGCTTTTCAAGGGCGACCTGTTCGTGGCGGCCGCGGTCATCGGCTGCGGGGTGCTGATGGCGCTGTTCATCGCCTACCCGGTGAGCAAGGCGCTCGCGGGGGCCTTCCTCGACGAAGACGGCCGCTGGTCGGTCACGGCCTTTGCCGCGCGCGTGTTCGCCGAACGCATCTGGGGCGTGGGCTGCCTGGCGGGCGGCGTGCGCTGCGGCGTGGCCTGGAACACGCTCGTGCTGGCATTGCTGACGGCAGCCGGCACCACCTTCCTCGGCACCCTGATGGCGTTGATGGCCGAGCGCGGCAGCAGGCGCGGCCAGGCCGCGCTGCGGGTGCTGGCGCTGCTGCCGATCATCACGCCGCCCTTCGTGGTGGGCCTCGGCCTCATCCTGCTGTTCGGCCGCGCGGGCATCGTCAACCAGCTGCTCGAGAGCATGTTCGGCATCGAGCCGACGCGCTGGTTCTACGGCATGCCGGGCGTGCTGGTGGCGCAGCTGTTCGCCTTCACGCCCATTGCCTTCATGATCATGCGCGGCGTGGTGCAGGGCATTGCGCCCAGCCTGGAGGAGGCGGCGCAGATGCTGCGCGCCGACCGCCGCCGCACCTTCTTCACCATCACGCTGCCGCTGCTGAAGCCCGGGCTGGCCAATGCCTTCCTGGTGGGCTTCATCGAAAGCATTGCGGACTTCGGCAATCCCGTGGTGGTGGGCGGGCAGTTCTCGGTGCTGTCGACCGACATCTTCTTTGCCATCGTCGGCGCGCAGTACGACCAGGGCCGCGCGGCTTCGCTGGCGTGGGTGCTGACGGTCTTTGCGCTCGGCGTGTTCGCGCTGCAGCGCGGCGTGCTCGGCAAGCAGAACTACACCACCGTGAGCGGCAAGGGCGATGCGGGCATTGCGATGGCGCTGCCCGACGGCGTGCGGCGCACGATCCAGTGCATCGCACTGCCCTGGATCGCGTTCACCGCGGTGGTCTACCTGTTCGCCTTTGCGGGCGGCTTCGTGCAGACCTGGGGGCGCGACTACAGCTTCACGCTCGATCACTTCAAGAACGCGTTCGCGCTCGAATGGGGCCAGTTCGGCCTGGTGTGGGCCGGCACCGCATGGAATTCGCTGCTCACCACGCTCAAGCTCGCGGGCATCTCGGCGCCCATCACCGCCGCGCTGGGCCTGCTGATTGCCTGGCTGCTCGCGCGCAACGAGTTCAAGGGGCAGAGCGTGTTCGAGTTCGGTGCGCTGCTGGCCTTTGCCATTCCGGGCACCGTGCTGGGCGTGAGCTACATCCTGGCCTTCAACGTGCCGCCGTTCGAGCTCACGGGCACCGGGCTGATCATCGTGCTGTGCTTCATGTTCCGGAACCTGCCGGTGGGCGTGCGGGCCGGCACCGCGGCCTTCAAGCAGCTGGACCGGTCGCTGGACGAAGCCTCGCTGATGCTGCGCGCTTCCACGGCCCAGACACTCTTCAAGGTGATGCTGCCGCTGCTGAAGCCCGCGCTGGTGGCTGCGCTGGTCTACAGCTTCGTGCGCGCCATGACGACGGTGAGCGCGGTGATCTTCCTGGTCACGGCCGAGAACGAACTGGCCACCACCTACATCATCGGCCGCGTGGGCAACGGCGACTACGGCATTGCGCTCGCGTACTGCACGGTGCTCATGATCCTGATGTCGCTGGCCATTGCGCTGGTGCAGTTCGTGGTCGGGGAGCGCAAGCTGGGGCGGCGCGGGGCTGTGCCTCCGCATGAGGGGCATCACAAAATGGAAAGCTTGGCAGCATGA
- a CDS encoding ABC transporter ATP-binding protein codes for MSAVIEPRKAEGGEPLVVAHDLARTFDVSPPWLNRVLERKPRVLLHAVDGVSFSIERGKTLALVGESGCGKSTVARLLVGLYAPTRGGLQFDGQDAHAAFKTPEGRKLRRRIQMIFQDPYASLNPRWIVEDIVGEPLREHGILSGKAELRERVGELLKSVGLSPLDMSKYPHQFSGGQRQRISIARALATQPEFLVCDEPTSALDVSVQAQVLNIMKDLQRQQGLTYLFISHNLAVVRHVADQVGVMYLGRLVEVADKQKLFAEPQHPYTRMLLDAIPQMKHTGRARTPVQGEVPNPLNPPTGCAFHPRCPHANARCSAERPKLLSIRGVQVACHAVEEGRI; via the coding sequence ATGAGCGCCGTGATCGAACCCCGCAAGGCGGAAGGCGGCGAGCCGCTCGTGGTGGCGCACGACCTGGCCCGCACCTTCGATGTCTCGCCGCCCTGGCTCAACCGCGTGCTCGAACGCAAGCCGCGCGTGCTGCTGCATGCGGTGGACGGCGTGAGCTTTTCGATCGAGCGCGGCAAGACGCTGGCGCTGGTGGGCGAATCGGGCTGCGGCAAGAGCACCGTGGCGCGGCTGCTGGTCGGCCTTTACGCACCCACGCGCGGCGGCCTGCAGTTCGACGGGCAGGACGCGCACGCCGCGTTCAAGACCCCCGAAGGCCGCAAGCTGCGCCGCCGCATCCAGATGATCTTCCAGGACCCGTATGCGAGCCTGAACCCGCGCTGGATCGTGGAAGACATCGTTGGCGAGCCGCTGCGCGAGCACGGCATCCTCAGCGGCAAGGCCGAGCTGCGCGAGCGCGTGGGCGAACTGCTCAAGTCGGTCGGCCTCTCGCCGCTGGACATGAGCAAGTACCCGCACCAGTTCTCGGGCGGCCAGCGCCAGCGCATCTCCATCGCGCGCGCACTCGCCACGCAGCCCGAGTTCCTGGTGTGCGACGAGCCCACCTCGGCGCTCGACGTGAGCGTGCAGGCGCAGGTGCTCAACATCATGAAGGACCTGCAGCGCCAGCAGGGCCTGACCTATCTCTTCATCTCGCACAACCTCGCGGTGGTGCGGCACGTGGCCGACCAGGTCGGCGTGATGTACCTGGGCCGGCTGGTCGAGGTGGCCGACAAGCAGAAGCTCTTCGCCGAGCCGCAGCATCCCTACACGCGCATGCTGCTCGACGCGATTCCGCAGATGAAGCACACCGGCCGCGCGCGCACGCCGGTGCAGGGCGAAGTGCCGAATCCGCTGAACCCGCCGACCGGCTGCGCTTTTCATCCGCGCTGCCCGCACGCGAATGCGCGGTGCTCGGCCGAGCGGCCTAAGCTGCTGAGCATCAGGGGCGTGCAGGTGGCCTGCCATGCAGTGGAAGAAGGCCGCATTTAG
- the zwf gene encoding glucose-6-phosphate dehydrogenase, whose protein sequence is MSFDLVLFGGTGDLAWRKLMPALFQAFRHGSLPKDGRIVGVARDDLSDDQYRELIQSRFNAVEGAKRPSAEEFEKFASLLHYLRMDLSKPADYARLSDLLKQRNADTVVMYVATAPALFTQVVEQIAAAGLNGPSTRVVLEKPLGHDLASNRAINAAVCKVLDEKQVFRIDHYLGKPSVQNLFAMRFGNALFEPIWRREHIANIQITIAEDLGVEKRGAFYDQTGALRDMVQNHALQLVCAIGMEPPINSHADAIRDEKLKVLRALKPWTPETLGLHAIRGQYTAGTAYGERVPGYKDEPGVDPDSRTETFVALRTEIANWRWAGVPLYIRTGKRLASRDARIEVNFRPTPHAIYRAPSGAVNKLVINLQPRDGLELHMLAQAQDNRRSSNGHHSAAQLAPVQLDLDFDKRFGAERVGAYERLLLDVIDGRLNLFVRSDEQEEAWRWVEPLIDSWASDGGPRPYAAGTWGPSASSAMIARDGFAWSEEQ, encoded by the coding sequence ATGAGCTTCGATCTCGTTCTGTTCGGCGGCACTGGCGATCTCGCATGGCGCAAGCTCATGCCCGCCCTGTTCCAGGCCTTCAGGCACGGCAGCCTCCCGAAAGACGGACGCATCGTCGGCGTGGCGCGCGACGACCTCTCGGACGACCAGTACCGCGAACTGATCCAGTCGCGCTTCAATGCCGTCGAAGGCGCCAAGCGCCCTTCGGCCGAGGAGTTCGAGAAGTTCGCCTCGCTGCTGCACTACCTGCGCATGGACCTGTCCAAGCCGGCCGACTACGCGCGGCTTTCCGACCTGCTCAAGCAGCGCAATGCCGACACGGTGGTGATGTACGTGGCCACGGCGCCCGCGCTCTTCACCCAGGTGGTCGAGCAGATTGCCGCGGCCGGCCTCAATGGCCCGTCCACGCGCGTGGTGCTCGAGAAGCCGCTGGGCCACGACCTGGCATCCAATCGCGCGATCAACGCCGCAGTGTGCAAGGTGCTCGACGAGAAGCAGGTCTTTCGCATCGACCACTACCTGGGCAAGCCCTCGGTGCAGAACCTGTTCGCCATGCGCTTCGGCAATGCGCTGTTCGAGCCCATCTGGCGGCGCGAGCACATTGCCAACATCCAGATCACCATCGCCGAAGACCTGGGCGTCGAAAAGCGCGGCGCCTTCTACGACCAGACCGGCGCGCTGCGCGACATGGTGCAGAACCATGCGCTGCAGCTGGTCTGCGCCATCGGCATGGAGCCGCCGATCAACTCGCATGCCGACGCCATCCGCGACGAGAAGCTCAAGGTGCTGCGCGCACTCAAGCCCTGGACGCCCGAGACGCTGGGGCTGCATGCGATTCGCGGCCAGTACACGGCCGGCACGGCGTACGGCGAGCGCGTGCCGGGCTACAAGGACGAGCCCGGCGTCGACCCCGACAGCCGCACCGAGACCTTCGTGGCGCTGCGCACCGAAATCGCCAACTGGCGCTGGGCCGGCGTGCCGCTGTACATCCGCACCGGCAAGCGGCTGGCCTCGCGCGATGCGCGCATCGAGGTCAACTTCCGGCCCACGCCGCATGCGATCTACCGTGCACCTTCCGGCGCCGTCAACAAGCTGGTGATCAATCTGCAGCCCAGGGACGGCCTGGAACTGCACATGCTCGCGCAGGCCCAGGACAACCGCCGCAGCAGCAACGGCCACCACAGCGCCGCGCAGCTCGCGCCCGTGCAGCTGGACCTCGACTTCGACAAGCGCTTTGGCGCCGAGCGCGTGGGCGCCTACGAACGGCTGCTGCTCGACGTGATCGACGGCCGCCTGAACCTGTTCGTGCGCAGCGACGAACAGGAAGAGGCATGGCGCTGGGTCGAGCCGCTGATCGACAGCTGGGCCTCGGACGGCGGGCCGCGCCCCTATGCCGCCGGCACCTGGGGCCCGAGCGCATCGAGCGCGATGATCGCGCGCGACGGCTTCGCGTGGAGCGAGGAACAGTAG
- the ygiD gene encoding 4,5-DOPA dioxygenase extradiol, producing the protein MTMKKNTGTGGSPAIQSALGRRGFLMGSALGVTATLASLCSLSHAAAGAPPQRMPVIFIGHGSPMNALADNAFTRRLSAWGRELARPSAILSVSAHWLSRGATGVGMQERPKTIHDFGGFPQALFDIEYPAPGHPALARETVGAVKQSAVVGTEQWGLDHGTWTVLKHLYPKADIPVFQLSIDYDKPAAFHYAVGRDLAALRDKGVLVMGSGNVVHNLRATDRGTADGLMASRPWAQSFDDAVKAALAGRDDRALVGYEKLAGASMAVATPDHYFPFLYALGAAGVSERAKTVYEGFQSGTLGMRCIQFG; encoded by the coding sequence ATGACCATGAAGAAGAACACAGGCACCGGCGGCAGTCCGGCGATCCAGTCGGCGCTGGGCCGACGCGGCTTTCTCATGGGTTCCGCGCTCGGAGTCACCGCAACGCTGGCTTCTCTTTGCTCGCTGTCGCATGCCGCCGCCGGTGCGCCGCCGCAGCGGATGCCGGTCATCTTCATCGGCCACGGCTCGCCCATGAATGCGCTGGCCGACAACGCCTTCACGCGCCGGCTGTCCGCCTGGGGCAGGGAGCTTGCGCGGCCCTCGGCCATCCTGAGCGTTTCGGCCCACTGGCTGAGCCGCGGCGCGACCGGCGTGGGGATGCAGGAGCGGCCGAAGACGATCCACGATTTCGGCGGCTTTCCGCAGGCGCTTTTCGACATCGAGTATCCCGCGCCGGGCCATCCCGCGCTCGCGCGCGAAACCGTCGGCGCGGTGAAGCAGTCCGCGGTGGTGGGCACCGAGCAGTGGGGCCTGGACCACGGAACATGGACGGTGCTGAAGCACCTCTACCCGAAGGCCGATATTCCGGTTTTTCAGCTCAGCATCGACTACGACAAGCCGGCCGCCTTCCACTACGCCGTCGGGCGCGACCTGGCGGCGCTGCGCGACAAGGGCGTGCTCGTGATGGGAAGCGGCAACGTGGTGCACAACCTGCGGGCCACCGACCGCGGCACGGCCGACGGGCTCATGGCAAGCCGGCCCTGGGCCCAATCCTTCGACGATGCGGTGAAGGCCGCGCTCGCGGGCCGGGACGATCGCGCGCTGGTCGGCTATGAAAAGCTCGCGGGCGCATCGATGGCGGTCGCCACGCCGGACCACTACTTTCCGTTTCTCTATGCGCTCGGCGCTGCGGGCGTGAGCGAACGCGCGAAAACGGTCTACGAGGGATTCCAGTCGGGCACGCTCGGCATGCGCTGCATCCAGTTCGGCTGA
- a CDS encoding ABC transporter ATP-binding protein encodes MNGIEFRNVTKRYGTDRNGPLAVKGISFEVPVGTLTTILGPSGCGKTTTLRMIAGLESATSGSIFMGGRDVTTLGPAERNVSMMFQSYALFPHMNVIENVGYGLRMSGVKKDEAILRARGALKGVGLVGFDERLPSELSGGQQQRVALARALVLEPAVLLFDEPLSNLDARLRREMREEIRALQQRLKLTVAYVTHDQSEALAVSDQIIVMDHGVIAQRGTPEQLYARPESEFVAGFMGEAMVFPAVAQADGSVALGPLRLRPRHAVAPGAVKVAVRPEAWQIGAGGASDGLPATLRKAAYLGSFYEYGFDTPLGPVFVVSPDLSSPLAAGAEAMLSLAAHGVSVVPGA; translated from the coding sequence ATGAACGGCATCGAATTCCGCAACGTCACCAAGCGCTACGGCACCGACAGGAACGGGCCGCTGGCGGTCAAGGGCATCAGCTTCGAGGTGCCGGTGGGCACGCTCACCACTATCCTCGGGCCCTCGGGCTGTGGCAAGACGACCACGCTGCGCATGATCGCGGGGCTCGAATCGGCCACCTCGGGCTCGATCTTCATGGGCGGGCGCGACGTCACCACGCTAGGCCCGGCCGAGCGCAACGTGAGCATGATGTTCCAGAGCTACGCGCTGTTCCCGCACATGAACGTGATCGAGAACGTGGGCTACGGCCTGCGCATGAGCGGCGTGAAGAAGGACGAGGCCATCTTGCGGGCGCGCGGCGCGCTCAAGGGCGTGGGGCTGGTCGGTTTCGACGAACGGCTGCCCAGCGAACTCTCGGGCGGCCAGCAGCAGCGGGTGGCACTGGCGCGCGCGCTGGTGCTGGAGCCCGCGGTGCTGCTGTTCGACGAGCCGCTGTCCAACCTCGATGCCCGGCTGCGGCGCGAAATGCGCGAGGAAATCCGCGCACTGCAGCAGAGGCTGAAGCTCACGGTGGCCTACGTCACGCACGACCAGAGCGAGGCGCTGGCCGTGAGCGACCAGATCATCGTGATGGACCACGGTGTGATCGCCCAGCGCGGCACGCCCGAGCAGCTCTACGCCCGGCCAGAGAGCGAGTTCGTCGCCGGCTTCATGGGCGAGGCGATGGTGTTCCCGGCGGTGGCGCAAGCCGACGGCAGCGTCGCGCTCGGCCCGCTGCGCCTGCGGCCGCGCCATGCGGTGGCGCCCGGCGCGGTGAAGGTGGCGGTGCGGCCCGAGGCCTGGCAAATTGGGGCGGGCGGCGCCAGCGACGGCCTGCCCGCCACGCTGCGCAAGGCGGCCTACCTCGGCAGCTTCTACGAATACGGCTTCGACACGCCGCTGGGGCCGGTGTTCGTGGTGTCGCCCGATCTTTCGAGCCCGCTGGCCGCGGGCGCCGAGGCCATGCTGTCGCTGGCGGCGCATGGCGTCAGCGTGGTGCCCGGCGCGTGA